CCTGGTGTCCCGCACCACGTCCGGGGATTCCACCTGTGGGGTTGAGCGGACACCGGGTCGGGGTTACTCTGGAAATTGTTCGAACAGACGTTCGATATCGGTGAGCGCGCACCGGTCAGGTGCCCGGCGGCGGGGCGGGGGAAGCGTCTCGGCGCCGGGTGCTCGATCGGGCTCACCCCGCGCAGGAGGAGGGTCGTCATGTCCGTCAAGGTCGTGTCCCCCACGGATTCCGGGCAGCCGCAGCTGCCCATGTCGCTGCGCCCGCCGGTCACCCCGGCAGCGGCGGGCACGCACCACGGCCGCCCCCGGCGAACCCGCCCGACGCCCGACGCCGAGGCCCGGCCGCGCCCATCGGCGGTGGCCGACCCGGGCCAGCCCGAGCTGCCGATGTCGCTGCGCCCGCAGGTCGCCGAGGTGGATGGCGGTCGGCCCGAGCTGCCCACCTCAGTGCGCCGGCCCGCCGCCGGTGCGGACAGCGGTCAGGCCGAGCTGCCCACTTCTTCGCACCCGAAGGCCGCCGATGCGGATCGCGGTCGGTCTGAGCCGCCGGCCCCGCTGCGGCTGCCTGCCGCCCATGCTGATGGCGGTCAGCCCGAGCCGTCCGCCTCGCTGCGTCGGCCGACCGCCGGTGCGGAGCTCGAGCACTCGTCAGTGCCGGCGGCAGAGTCGGGGCAGCCTGAGCCGCCCACCGCGGACGCGGTGGACTCCGAGCCGACCCCGCGCCCCGAATCTCTGCGCCTGCCCGCCGCCGTTGTGGTGTCCGAGCCGCCTGCCGCCGAACGCGGTCAGTCCGAGCTGCCGATGTCGCTGCGGCCGCCCGCCGCCGCCGTGGCGGCCGAGCCGGCCGCCGCTGACCACCGGCAGTCCGAGCTGCCCATGTCCCTGCGTCCGCCCGCCCCTCCCGTCGCCGCCGGGCTGCTCGCCCAAGCCCGGCGCGGGCTCGCCGAGGCCGAGCGGGAAACCGCTCCCGCCGAGCGGTTCATCGGCGCCTACCTCGCGGCACTGCGCGGCGCCGCCGCCGTGCTCGCCGCCCGGGGGCGGCCGCACCGGGGCCGCGCGCGTCCGGCCAGCACGTGGGTGCTGCTCGACTCCGTCGCCCCCGAACTGCGGGAGTGGTCTGCCTTCTTCGCGAGCAACTCGGCCGCGCGGGCCGCTGCGCAGGCCGGGATCACCGGCAAGGTCACCGCGGAGTCGGCCACCGAGCTGGTGCGCGCCGCCACGCCGTTCCTCGAGCTGGTCCGCCGCCTGGTGCACGGCCTCCCGATCACCGGGGAAGCCCATGTCGCGTGAGCACGGCCCGGTCGACCAAGGGCGGCTGCTCACGGCGTTGGGGATCGAAGGCCGGGTACTGGCCGAGGCCGTCCACGCGGCGCCCGCCGAGGCGCCGGTGCCCGCCTGCCCGGGCTGGTCGCTCGGCGAGGTGGCCCGGCACGTCGGGAGCCTCTACCGGATGGTCCGGCGCCGGCTGGCCGACGGCCGCAACCCCGAAGACTGGCAGCGCGACCCCGGGCCGGGCCAGAGCCTGGCGGCTTACCTG
This genomic window from Amycolatopsis mongoliensis contains:
- a CDS encoding SAV_6107 family HEPN domain-containing protein, which encodes MSLRPPAAAVAAEPAAADHRQSELPMSLRPPAPPVAAGLLAQARRGLAEAERETAPAERFIGAYLAALRGAAAVLAARGRPHRGRARPASTWVLLDSVAPELREWSAFFASNSAARAAAQAGITGKVTAESATELVRAATPFLELVRRLVHGLPITGEAHVA